In Syntrophales bacterium, the following are encoded in one genomic region:
- a CDS encoding PAS domain S-box protein gives MGEGKKNGGQTIDERKDPCPQETAVSDKALSTGNTVQEFRIELFQQYRSTIDRANEAVFILQDSRFVFVNQKLAGLLGVPAEKLEGGSFPDFVWPVDRELIVTNYGKRLRREPVPDSYEFRIVGAGGRLTWVSLSATVLMRRGDRTAILYLINDITERRQAEEALRQSESRFRMLFENSGTAIIVVEDDTTISLANTEFEKLSGCPKGETEGKRNWTEFVVPEDRERMIEQHRLRREDAENASKYYEFRFSDAFGRVRDIALKADLIPGTTQTIASLLDITERRQAEKALKESEQRYRALMESTSAGIYLIQGNAFIYVNQAFEAITGYTLTELEGLPFWQFIHPDFREMVRGRGTRRLEGKEPSERYEFKIIRKDGREKWIELSAASIDLSDRPTIMGSMFDITDRKHAEEALRESEARFRDLSENAPDIIYTLDMTGAVTYANPAWKRILGHDVQELQGRYFTDFAREDDRRTYRKLFRGIRDKNRVVSNHIGAMLTRDGMERIFNMNSSFLRDADGRVIGVVGMMKDVTELLDMEKKLGQAQKMEAIGTLAGGIAHDFNNLLMGIQGYASLTLLDLEPSHPHYDRLKRIEEQVKSGTDLTKQLLGLARGGKYEVKPSDMNEILAGTSSLFGRTKKEISIYRNLAEDLRAVEVDRGQMEQVFMNLYVNAWQAMPAGGDIDLETANVVLGEEDTAPYDARPGRYVKIRVSDTGIGMDRKILERIFDPFFTTKAIGRGTGLGLAMVYGIVKGHGGIIQVDSRPGRGSTFTIYLPATEKAVVRSREESETIIGGHETILLVDDEQTVAEVTRELLVSLGYRVYVAGSGQDAIAVYMVKKEKIDLVILDMVMPGISGGETFDRLREINPAVRVILSSGYSINGQAQDIMDRGCSGFLQKPFRIEQLSAKVRAALD, from the coding sequence ATGGGTGAGGGAAAAAAAAACGGAGGACAGACCATCGACGAAAGAAAGGATCCGTGCCCGCAGGAGACGGCCGTCAGTGATAAGGCGCTTTCGACCGGGAACACGGTGCAGGAGTTTCGTATAGAGCTGTTCCAGCAATACAGAAGCACCATCGACCGGGCCAACGAGGCGGTTTTCATCCTTCAGGACAGCCGCTTCGTCTTCGTCAATCAAAAGCTGGCCGGTCTCCTGGGAGTTCCCGCGGAGAAGCTGGAAGGCGGGTCCTTTCCGGACTTTGTCTGGCCCGTGGACCGAGAGCTCATCGTAACGAACTACGGGAAACGGTTGAGGAGGGAGCCGGTTCCCGACTCGTACGAGTTCCGGATTGTCGGTGCCGGCGGCCGGCTCACCTGGGTCTCCCTTTCGGCGACCGTCCTGATGCGCCGGGGGGACCGCACGGCAATTCTGTACCTGATTAACGACATCACGGAGCGCAGGCAGGCGGAAGAAGCGCTCCGGCAGTCGGAATCCCGGTTCCGGATGCTGTTCGAAAACTCGGGAACGGCGATCATCGTGGTGGAGGATGACACGACCATCAGCCTCGCCAATACGGAGTTCGAAAAGCTGTCCGGCTGTCCGAAGGGCGAAACGGAAGGGAAGAGGAACTGGACGGAATTCGTCGTGCCGGAGGACCGGGAGAGAATGATCGAGCAGCACCGCCTGCGCCGGGAAGATGCCGAAAACGCATCGAAATATTACGAATTCCGCTTCTCCGACGCGTTCGGCCGCGTCCGGGACATCGCCCTGAAAGCAGATCTGATCCCCGGCACGACCCAGACCATTGCCTCGCTTCTGGACATCACGGAGCGCAGGCAGGCGGAAAAGGCGCTGAAGGAGAGCGAGCAAAGATACCGGGCCCTGATGGAAAGCACCTCCGCGGGCATCTATCTCATCCAGGGCAACGCTTTTATCTATGTCAACCAGGCCTTCGAGGCCATCACCGGCTACACGTTGACCGAACTGGAGGGCCTCCCCTTCTGGCAATTCATCCACCCGGATTTCCGGGAAATGGTTCGGGGCCGGGGCACCCGGCGCCTGGAGGGCAAAGAGCCGTCGGAACGGTATGAATTCAAGATCATCCGGAAGGATGGGCGGGAGAAGTGGATCGAGCTGTCCGCCGCGTCCATCGACCTGTCTGACAGGCCGACGATCATGGGGTCCATGTTCGACATCACCGACCGCAAGCATGCGGAGGAGGCGCTCCGGGAAAGCGAGGCGCGCTTTCGCGACTTGAGCGAGAACGCCCCGGACATCATCTACACCCTGGACATGACGGGGGCCGTCACATACGCCAATCCCGCCTGGAAGCGAATCCTGGGACACGATGTCCAGGAGCTGCAGGGTCGATACTTCACGGATTTCGCACGGGAGGACGACCGGCGAACGTACCGGAAGCTGTTCCGGGGGATCCGGGATAAAAACAGGGTCGTCAGCAACCACATCGGCGCCATGCTGACCCGGGACGGGATGGAGCGTATCTTCAACATGAACAGCAGCTTTCTTCGCGATGCGGATGGACGCGTCATCGGCGTCGTGGGTATGATGAAGGACGTCACGGAACTGCTGGACATGGAGAAGAAGCTCGGCCAGGCCCAGAAGATGGAGGCCATCGGGACCCTGGCCGGCGGCATCGCCCACGATTTCAACAATCTGCTCATGGGCATCCAGGGATATGCTTCCCTGACCCTGCTGGACCTGGAGCCGTCGCATCCACATTACGACCGGCTCAAGCGGATCGAGGAACAGGTGAAGAGCGGGACGGACCTGACGAAGCAGCTCCTCGGCCTCGCCCGGGGCGGGAAATATGAAGTGAAGCCCTCCGACATGAACGAAATCCTCGCCGGAACGTCTTCCCTCTTCGGGAGGACGAAAAAGGAAATCTCCATTTACCGGAACCTCGCCGAGGATCTCCGGGCCGTGGAGGTCGACCGGGGACAGATGGAGCAGGTGTTCATGAACCTCTACGTGAACGCCTGGCAGGCCATGCCTGCGGGCGGGGACATCGACCTGGAGACGGCGAATGTCGTCCTGGGCGAGGAGGATACGGCGCCCTACGACGCCAGACCGGGCCGATACGTGAAGATCCGCGTCTCCGACACGGGGATCGGAATGGACCGGAAGATCCTCGAGCGGATCTTCGACCCCTTCTTCACGACGAAGGCCATCGGGCGGGGTACGGGACTTGGACTGGCCATGGTGTACGGCATCGTGAAGGGGCATGGGGGCATCATCCAGGTGGACAGCCGGCCCGGCCGGGGATCGACATTCACCATCTATCTGCCGGCGACGGAAAAAGCGGTCGTCCGGAGCCGGGAGGAAAGCGAAACGATCATCGGAGGCCATGAAACGATCCTGCTGGTCGACGACGAGCAGACGGTGGCCGAGGTCACCCGGGAGCTTCTCGTTTCCCTGGGATACCGGGTCTACGTGGCCGGAAGCGGCCAGGACGCCATTGCCGTGTACATGGTAAAGAAGGAGAAGATCGACCTGGTGATCCTCGACATGGTCATGCCGGGGATCTCGGGGGGAGAGACCTTCGACCGCCTCCGGGAGATCAATCCGGCGGTCCGGGTCATCCTTTCCAGCGGATACAGCATCAACGGCCAGGCCC
- the rhuM gene encoding RhuM family protein: protein MRQKNLGRNILREPPADYGQVVMIYESPEGVRVDVKLERETIWLTQRQMSELFQTERSVITKHLGNIFISRELLKDSVCAFFAHTARDGKTYESTFYNLDAVISVGYRVNSKSGTQFRIWTDPYSPTTNMQQTNIPPCSAS, encoded by the coding sequence ATGAGACAAAAGAACCTCGGGCGAAACATCCTGCGCGAGCCCCCGGCGGATTACGGGCAGGTCGTCATGATCTATGAATCTCCCGAGGGCGTCCGTGTGGACGTGAAACTGGAGCGGGAAACAATTTGGCTCACACAGAGACAGATGTCCGAGCTGTTTCAAACAGAGCGTAGCGTTATCACAAAGCACCTGGGCAATATATTCATATCACGTGAATTATTGAAAGATTCAGTATGTGCATTTTTTGCACATACTGCCAGAGACGGCAAAACTTACGAGAGCACATTCTACAACCTCGATGCCGTCATTTCCGTCGGCTACCGCGTCAATTCAAAGAGCGGCACCCAGTTCCGCATCTGGACAGATCCATACTCCCCAACAACAAACATGCAACAGACGAATATTCCGCCCTGTTCTGCCTCTTGA
- a CDS encoding PAS domain S-box protein has protein sequence MDSSSQRHDRYAILKIIGIYIFFGVLWIYFSDTVLAWLVRDANVMTYVQISKGILFILITASLLYVLIHTYMDRLMRMNRTLQEREILLHSIATNIPGVAYQFVATDAGGCNVNYVSEKLTETFGLSTEIDAFFPMFADHVVEEDRNRFLTSLREAVVSGTPWRFEGRFVKPDGDPLWFQAIATPKKEGPSILYHGVLLDITERKRAEEDLRRLNFAIERAAESVLITDPDGVIQYVNPAFEKVTGYSRSEAIGRTPSLLKSGVQDHSFYENLWKTLKGGMIWSGRMTNRRKDGKLIQADSTISPLVTSAGVLTGYISLNRDITEAVKLETMLRQAQKMEAIGTLAGGIAHDFNNILSAMIGYAELARFRTTDPQIQPYLEQILKACDRSRDLVKQILTFSRRREQEMKPMVVTPVVKEVLQLLRSSIPSTVEIRTSFETHHDTVLADPTQIHQVLMNLCTNAVHAMRDREGVLEVRLGRQLLTAQSPVFDPGLKEGPYLKMVVSDTGEGIDPSVRDKIFDPFFTTKASGEGTGLGLSVVYGIIKDHGGMIHVESEPGKGTTFTIHLPLLDAATEWEGPEMALIPEGSGHILYVDDEEPIASLGREMLTSLGYDVAIRLSSIDALEAFRANPRDYDLVITDMTMPNMTGARLAEEMLKIRPDLPIILTTGFSERMDKEAAQKLGCRDFLMKPVSLGDLARAVKRALGQESEPAER, from the coding sequence ATGGATTCGTCCTCGCAACGACACGATCGCTACGCAATCCTGAAGATCATCGGCATCTACATTTTCTTCGGCGTGCTGTGGATATATTTCTCGGACACCGTCCTCGCCTGGCTGGTCCGCGATGCAAACGTGATGACGTATGTCCAGATATCAAAGGGCATCCTGTTCATCCTGATCACGGCGTCTCTGCTCTATGTTCTCATCCACACGTATATGGATCGATTGATGAGGATGAACCGGACGCTCCAGGAGAGGGAGATCCTGCTGCACAGCATCGCGACCAATATACCCGGCGTCGCATACCAGTTCGTTGCCACGGACGCAGGAGGCTGCAACGTCAACTACGTCAGTGAGAAATTGACGGAGACCTTCGGGTTGTCCACGGAGATCGACGCCTTCTTCCCGATGTTCGCCGATCACGTCGTGGAGGAGGACCGCAACCGATTCCTGACCTCACTCCGGGAGGCGGTGGTTTCCGGGACCCCCTGGCGGTTCGAGGGCCGGTTTGTCAAGCCGGACGGGGACCCCCTCTGGTTCCAGGCAATCGCCACACCGAAAAAGGAAGGCCCGTCGATTCTCTATCACGGCGTCCTGTTGGACATTACGGAGCGGAAGAGAGCGGAAGAAGACCTGCGGCGCCTGAATTTCGCCATCGAGCGGGCCGCGGAAAGCGTCCTGATTACCGACCCGGACGGGGTCATCCAGTACGTGAATCCGGCCTTCGAGAAAGTCACCGGATACAGCCGCAGCGAGGCCATCGGCAGGACTCCGTCGCTCCTGAAGAGCGGCGTCCAGGATCATTCCTTTTACGAGAATCTCTGGAAGACCCTCAAGGGCGGCATGATCTGGAGCGGACGCATGACGAACCGGCGGAAGGACGGGAAACTGATCCAGGCGGATTCGACCATCAGTCCGCTGGTGACCTCCGCGGGGGTACTGACGGGCTACATTTCCCTCAACCGGGATATCACCGAGGCGGTCAAACTCGAGACGATGCTCCGGCAGGCCCAGAAGATGGAGGCCATCGGCACACTGGCCGGGGGCATCGCGCATGATTTCAACAATATCCTCTCGGCGATGATAGGCTATGCGGAACTGGCGCGGTTCAGGACGACGGACCCGCAGATCCAGCCCTATCTCGAACAGATCCTGAAGGCCTGCGACCGCTCCCGGGACCTGGTCAAGCAGATCCTGACCTTCAGCCGCCGGCGGGAGCAGGAGATGAAGCCGATGGTCGTCACCCCTGTCGTCAAGGAAGTCCTGCAGCTGCTTCGGTCGTCCATTCCCTCGACCGTCGAAATCCGCACGTCATTCGAAACTCACCACGACACCGTCCTGGCCGATCCCACCCAGATCCACCAGGTGCTGATGAACCTCTGTACCAATGCCGTGCACGCCATGCGGGACAGGGAGGGTGTCCTGGAGGTGCGACTCGGCCGGCAGCTACTCACCGCGCAAAGCCCGGTTTTCGATCCGGGATTGAAAGAAGGTCCCTATCTGAAGATGGTGGTGAGCGACACCGGGGAAGGGATCGATCCGTCTGTCCGGGACAAGATTTTCGATCCTTTCTTCACAACCAAGGCGTCCGGCGAAGGGACAGGGCTGGGATTGTCCGTCGTGTACGGCATCATCAAGGACCACGGTGGGATGATCCACGTGGAAAGCGAGCCCGGGAAAGGAACCACTTTTACGATTCACCTGCCCCTGCTCGATGCCGCGACGGAATGGGAAGGGCCGGAGATGGCCCTGATTCCCGAGGGGAGCGGGCACATTCTGTATGTCGACGACGAGGAGCCCATCGCCTCCCTGGGGCGGGAGATGCTCACGTCCCTCGGCTATGACGTGGCCATCCGACTGAGCAGCATCGACGCCCTGGAGGCGTTCCGTGCAAACCCTCGGGACTACGACCTGGTGATCACGGACATGACGATGCCCAACATGACCGGCGCACGCCTGGCCGAGGAGATGCTGAAGATCCGGCCCGATCTCCCGATCATCCTGACCACCGGATTCAGCGAGCGGATGGACAAGGAGGCGGCGCAGAAACTCGGCTGCCGGGATTTCCTGATGAAGCCCGTCTCCCTGGGCGACCTCGCCCGGGCCGTGAAGAGAGCCCTGGGACAGGAATCGGAACCGGCGGAACGCTGA
- a CDS encoding response regulator produces MKNESKTDPVQADILVVDDVPANLTLLAGMLKEKGHRVRPVPSGKLALKAVEHEKPDLILLDITMPEMDGFEVCRRLKQDVRFRDIPVIFISALTETLDKVKAFGSGGVDYVTKPFQFEEVEARVETHLKLRRYQAHLEDLVAEQVQEISASQVSTIFALSKLAESRDRETGRHLERVQTFCGMLAEKLGRQEPYNRVIDEAFIHNIFNASPLHDIGKVASPDRILLKSGKLTEEEFIIMKEHPVVGAATMESVRNVYPRNTFINMGISIARSHHERWDGRGYPDGLKGEEIPLAARIMAVADVYDALRSCRCYKGPCTREQALGFIEKGSGVQFDPVVVAAFLALEEEFDRIGLEMGYTG; encoded by the coding sequence ATGAAGAACGAAAGCAAAACGGATCCCGTCCAAGCCGATATCCTTGTTGTGGACGACGTGCCCGCCAACCTCACCCTCCTTGCCGGCATGCTCAAGGAGAAAGGCCACCGCGTGCGGCCCGTACCCAGCGGAAAACTCGCCCTCAAGGCCGTGGAGCACGAAAAACCCGACCTGATCCTCCTCGACATCACCATGCCGGAGATGGATGGTTTCGAGGTCTGCCGGAGGCTGAAACAGGATGTAAGGTTCCGGGACATCCCCGTTATTTTCATCAGCGCCCTCACGGAGACGCTCGACAAAGTGAAGGCCTTCGGCAGCGGCGGCGTCGATTACGTGACCAAGCCGTTCCAGTTTGAAGAGGTCGAGGCGCGGGTGGAGACCCACCTCAAGCTGCGGCGCTACCAGGCTCACCTGGAAGACCTTGTGGCGGAACAGGTTCAGGAGATCTCCGCCTCCCAGGTGTCGACGATCTTCGCCCTCTCCAAGCTGGCCGAGTCCAGGGACAGGGAGACGGGAAGGCACCTGGAGCGGGTCCAGACATTCTGCGGGATGCTGGCGGAAAAACTGGGCCGGCAAGAGCCGTACAACCGGGTGATCGACGAGGCATTCATCCATAACATCTTCAATGCCAGCCCGCTGCACGACATCGGCAAGGTCGCCAGCCCCGACCGGATCCTGCTGAAATCCGGCAAGCTGACCGAGGAAGAGTTCATCATCATGAAGGAGCATCCTGTCGTGGGTGCTGCAACCATGGAGTCGGTTCGCAACGTGTACCCCAGGAACACATTCATCAACATGGGGATCTCCATCGCGAGGAGCCACCATGAACGCTGGGACGGGAGAGGCTATCCCGACGGGCTCAAAGGAGAGGAGATCCCTCTGGCGGCCCGGATCATGGCCGTCGCGGATGTCTACGACGCGCTGCGCTCCTGCCGCTGTTACAAGGGACCTTGCACACGGGAGCAGGCACTCGGATTCATTGAGAAAGGCAGCGGCGTCCAGTTCGACCCCGTCGTGGTGGCCGCCTTCCTGGCGCTGGAGGAGGAATTCGACCGGATCGGACTGGAAATGGGGTACACAGGATAA
- a CDS encoding PAS domain S-box protein: protein MNDQPSIWERIRVPFVSWNGTSDYKETFFQELNDQCGKIVFIVSLIAVFALLPYIPIDRQLHPDKPLMIALRIGFSVVGLTVLILQSIRRFQPYSLLFIIVISGYLEIATAAITGLSKADPAYLGGYLLVTTLLALIPIPRRAAWSILAVSVMVFFGTCFAKGMYFDSVRSRYSLNDLLVAIVVVAFFIFLLDRLRFNSWEKSKKIWQQNQALRESEEFSTRLIAAIPDVVIRTNIQGEVLYINEKGLEVSGYKREEIVGQNMLSFVATEDLEAAIQNTILMMEGPLGPKEYHLILERGRKSLYEVNGSVLEQQDGTPYGMVYIIRDISERKRAEEALRESEEKLRRVVETIPHVLSIWDMNLKNTYVSPAVLRMLGFTQEEAVALSLNQWLTPESMGFAMKAYEEDLARGLATDFSVNNVRVLELEAYRKDGSIIPTESTITFLRDAKGAPIGIVMLTTDITERRQAEEEKQQAAEALRRSEEKYRLLAENSEDVIWTTDTAMRFTYVSPSIRKLRGITVEVALAETVDQAMTPESLNTVLSTYNRFLPEIEQGKNPTARIEIEQYCGDGSTVWVEASMMTMRDDEGRLIGYLGVSRDITERKRAEAEKQQAAEALRRSEENYKFLVENTNDIIWIFDLKAMCYTFCSNSVERTLGYTAEESVGMKLDNVFTPETTEAVMACFGRVAAGKEPSDRIVMEAEHIARNGERLWMEISAVLKRDEQGRPVAFNGVTRDISERKRAEAEREAAAEALRRSEEKYRLLTENSGDVIYTTDTNLRMTYISPAIQKLRGVTPEEAMGQSFADAMTPESLNVLFEDYLRVLPEIEKGNNPTSHLELEQYKKDGSTFWVDVTLSPMRDDAGRLTGIVGVSRDISERKRMEAELKEAEEKYRTILETMDSGYYEVDLKGSMRFCNPALRRFLGYDEEEVLAGLPFSAYMDEDEVRHIYGIFHEVYVSGKPSGDFYWRLTRKDGASAYSAASAYPMRDAQGSITGFRGTVRDITIIQEAKDAADAASRSKSAFLANMSHEIRTPMNAILGFAQLMERDPELSPQSREHLDVINRSGEHLLALINDILEMSKIEAGRATFTPNTFDLHTFLRDIERMFRIRTDSKKLTFLLEEVGPVPRWAVTDEGKLRQILINLLGNAVKFTEEGGIALRVAARAGKGDKVDLLFEVEDTGPGMTEEEKGILFQAFEQTRTGVKSGGTGLGLALSRGFIQVMGGSITVTSTVGRGTTFRFEIPIREGTEEQAKPKEAKRRVLRLKPGQGEIRVLVADDRDTNRQLLSRLLGNVGFATREAVNGEDALRMIREWKPRVVLMDMTMPVMDGYEATRVIKATPELKGTAVIAVTASAFEEDRQRIFAAGADGYLSKPFKEEDLFETIRLLTGAEFLYDETGAPERAPDSEEDSALMQRTVSALAPELVSQMRNAVESADMDLLNELVGRVAEHPDFTRWVRQMAARYEYEALIELFSPGA, encoded by the coding sequence GTGAACGACCAGCCATCCATCTGGGAGCGGATCCGTGTTCCGTTTGTTTCCTGGAACGGTACGTCCGACTACAAGGAGACGTTCTTTCAGGAGCTCAACGATCAGTGCGGCAAGATTGTATTCATCGTCTCCCTGATTGCCGTCTTCGCCCTGCTCCCCTATATCCCCATCGACCGGCAGCTCCACCCGGACAAGCCGCTCATGATTGCACTCCGGATCGGCTTTTCGGTGGTGGGCCTGACCGTCCTGATCCTGCAGAGCATCAGGCGATTCCAGCCCTACAGCCTGCTTTTCATCATCGTCATCAGCGGCTATCTCGAGATCGCAACGGCGGCGATCACCGGCCTGTCCAAGGCCGACCCGGCCTATCTCGGCGGCTATCTTCTCGTCACCACGCTGCTGGCCCTCATCCCGATTCCCCGGCGGGCGGCCTGGTCGATCCTCGCTGTATCGGTCATGGTTTTTTTCGGCACCTGCTTCGCCAAGGGGATGTATTTCGACTCCGTCCGCTCGCGCTACAGCTTGAACGACCTCCTGGTCGCGATCGTGGTTGTGGCGTTCTTCATTTTTCTCCTGGACCGGCTGCGGTTCAACAGCTGGGAAAAATCGAAGAAGATCTGGCAGCAGAACCAGGCACTCCGGGAAAGCGAGGAGTTCTCAACCCGGCTCATCGCGGCCATCCCCGACGTCGTGATCCGCACGAACATCCAGGGCGAGGTTCTCTACATCAACGAGAAAGGCCTCGAAGTAAGCGGGTACAAAAGAGAGGAGATCGTCGGACAGAACATGCTCTCCTTCGTCGCCACCGAGGATCTCGAAGCGGCGATTCAGAACACGATCCTCATGATGGAGGGCCCCCTCGGGCCGAAGGAATACCACCTGATCCTGGAAAGGGGCAGGAAGTCTCTGTACGAGGTGAACGGAAGCGTCCTCGAGCAGCAAGACGGCACTCCCTATGGCATGGTCTACATCATCCGCGACATCAGCGAGCGCAAGCGGGCGGAAGAAGCCCTGCGCGAGAGCGAAGAGAAACTCCGGCGGGTCGTTGAAACGATCCCTCACGTCCTGTCGATCTGGGACATGAATCTAAAGAACACCTATGTGAGTCCCGCGGTCCTTCGAATGCTGGGATTTACACAGGAGGAGGCGGTGGCACTGTCGCTGAATCAATGGCTCACCCCGGAATCAATGGGATTTGCCATGAAAGCCTACGAGGAGGACCTGGCAAGGGGGCTGGCGACGGATTTCTCCGTCAATAACGTGCGAGTCCTGGAACTGGAGGCCTATCGCAAAGACGGCTCCATCATCCCGACAGAAAGCACGATCACGTTCCTGCGCGACGCAAAAGGCGCCCCGATCGGCATCGTCATGTTGACAACGGACATCACCGAGCGGAGGCAGGCGGAGGAGGAAAAGCAGCAGGCCGCCGAGGCGCTGCGCCGAAGCGAAGAGAAGTACCGGCTCCTGGCCGAAAACAGCGAGGACGTGATCTGGACCACCGACACGGCAATGCGTTTCACGTACGTCAGTCCCTCCATCCGGAAATTGCGCGGAATCACGGTCGAGGTGGCCCTGGCCGAGACGGTGGATCAGGCCATGACTCCGGAATCGCTGAATACGGTCCTCTCCACGTACAACCGTTTCCTTCCCGAGATCGAGCAGGGAAAGAATCCAACGGCGCGCATCGAGATCGAGCAGTACTGCGGGGACGGCTCCACCGTGTGGGTGGAGGCCTCCATGATGACCATGCGCGATGACGAAGGGCGCCTGATCGGCTATCTCGGCGTTTCCCGCGACATCACCGAGCGGAAGCGGGCGGAGGCAGAAAAACAGCAGGCCGCCGAGGCGCTGCGCCGAAGCGAGGAAAATTATAAATTCCTGGTGGAAAACACGAACGACATCATCTGGATCTTCGACCTGAAGGCCATGTGCTACACGTTCTGCTCGAACTCGGTGGAACGCACGCTCGGATACACCGCCGAGGAGTCGGTGGGCATGAAACTCGATAATGTCTTTACCCCGGAGACCACGGAGGCTGTGATGGCCTGCTTTGGGAGGGTCGCCGCGGGCAAGGAGCCTTCGGACCGGATCGTGATGGAGGCGGAGCACATCGCCAGGAACGGCGAACGGCTGTGGATGGAGATCAGCGCCGTCCTGAAACGGGACGAACAGGGCAGGCCCGTGGCCTTCAACGGTGTGACCCGCGACATCTCGGAACGAAAAAGGGCGGAGGCGGAGCGGGAGGCCGCCGCCGAGGCGCTCCGCCGGAGCGAGGAAAAGTACCGGCTCCTCACCGAGAACAGTGGTGACGTGATCTATACAACGGATACGAATCTCCGTATGACTTACATAAGTCCCGCGATTCAGAAACTGCGGGGTGTGACCCCCGAGGAGGCCATGGGGCAATCCTTTGCCGATGCCATGACACCGGAATCCCTGAACGTGCTCTTTGAGGACTATCTCCGGGTCCTTCCCGAAATCGAAAAGGGTAACAATCCCACGTCCCATCTTGAATTGGAGCAGTACAAAAAAGACGGTTCCACCTTCTGGGTAGATGTGACGTTGAGCCCCATGCGTGACGATGCAGGACGACTGACCGGTATTGTGGGTGTGTCCCGCGACATCTCGGAGAGGAAGCGGATGGAGGCGGAGCTGAAGGAGGCCGAGGAGAAATACCGGACCATCCTCGAAACCATGGACAGCGGTTACTACGAGGTCGACCTGAAAGGCAGCATGCGCTTCTGCAATCCGGCCCTGCGCAGATTCCTGGGGTACGATGAAGAGGAGGTGCTCGCCGGACTCCCGTTCAGCGCCTACATGGACGAAGACGAAGTCCGGCATATCTACGGGATTTTCCATGAAGTCTACGTGAGCGGCAAGCCCTCCGGAGACTTCTACTGGCGGCTCACCCGGAAAGACGGGGCCAGTGCCTACTCGGCCGCCTCCGCCTATCCGATGCGGGACGCACAGGGAAGCATCACCGGCTTCCGCGGTACTGTCCGGGACATCACCATCATCCAGGAGGCCAAGGATGCAGCCGACGCGGCAAGCCGCTCCAAGAGTGCGTTCCTGGCGAACATGTCCCACGAGATCCGGACACCCATGAACGCCATCCTCGGCTTCGCCCAGCTCATGGAGCGGGACCCGGAACTCTCGCCGCAGTCCCGGGAACACCTGGATGTTATCAACCGCAGCGGCGAACACCTGCTTGCGCTCATCAACGACATCCTGGAGATGTCGAAGATCGAGGCCGGGCGGGCTACCTTCACGCCGAACACCTTCGACCTGCACACATTCCTCCGGGACATCGAACGGATGTTCCGCATCCGGACAGATTCAAAAAAACTGACCTTCCTGCTGGAGGAGGTCGGGCCTGTTCCCCGCTGGGCGGTAACGGACGAAGGGAAGCTCCGCCAGATCCTCATCAACCTCCTGGGAAACGCCGTGAAGTTCACCGAGGAGGGCGGCATCGCCCTGCGCGTGGCTGCCAGGGCCGGAAAGGGAGACAAGGTGGATCTCCTCTTCGAAGTGGAGGACACGGGGCCCGGCATGACCGAGGAGGAAAAAGGCATCCTCTTTCAGGCCTTCGAGCAGACCCGGACCGGGGTCAAGAGCGGCGGAACCGGCCTCGGACTGGCCCTGAGCCGGGGCTTTATCCAGGTCATGGGAGGATCCATCACGGTGACCAGCACCGTCGGCAGGGGAACAACCTTCCGCTTCGAGATCCCCATCCGGGAAGGAACGGAGGAGCAGGCGAAACCGAAGGAGGCAAAGCGCCGCGTCCTGCGTCTCAAGCCCGGTCAGGGCGAGATCCGTGTCCTTGTCGCCGACGACCGGGACACGAACCGCCAGCTTCTTTCCCGGCTGCTCGGCAACGTCGGATTCGCCACCCGGGAGGCCGTCAACGGGGAGGACGCCCTGCGGATGATCCGGGAGTGGAAGCCCCGGGTGGTCCTCATGGACATGACCATGCCCGTCATGGACGGTTACGAAGCCACGCGCGTCATCAAAGCAACGCCGGAACTGAAGGGCACGGCCGTCATCGCCGTCACGGCCAGCGCCTTCGAGGAGGACCGGCAGCGGATCTTCGCCGCCGGGGCCGACGGCTACCTGTCGAAGCCGTTCAAGGAAGAGGATCTGTTTGAAACCATCCGCCTGCTCACGGGAGCCGAATTCCTGTACGATGAAACCGGGGCGCCGGAAAGGGCACCCGACAGCGAGGAAGACTCCGCGCTGATGCAGCGGACCGTCTCCGCCCTCGCCCCGGAACTGGTCTCGCAGATGCGGAACGCGGTGGAGAGCGCCGACATGGACCTCTTGAACGAGCTGGTCGGACGAGTGGCGGAACATCCGGATTTCACCCGGTGGGTGCGGCAGATGGCCGCCCGCTATGAATATGAAGCATTGATCGAGCTTTTTTCACCTGGAGCATAA